One genomic window of Punica granatum isolate Tunisia-2019 chromosome 1, ASM765513v2, whole genome shotgun sequence includes the following:
- the LOC116192126 gene encoding protein SRG1-like, producing MAVNFGKSVLVPSVQELSKQPILNLPPRYVRTDDGQQQLSPPPAIDSDDLSSSLSVPVIDVWSLGGGDSAELGKLHFACREWGFFQVVNHGVSTSLLEEFKGEVQNFFGLPYEEKKRLWQTPANHEGFGQLFVVSNEQKLDWSDMFYITTLPLCLRQTDLFEKLPLTFREKLETYSIEVKKLAMLMLGYMGKALKIDDKETREMFVDGVQSMRMNYYPPCPEPDKAIGFSPHSDADALTILFQLNETEGLQIHKEGRWVPVKPLPNAFIVNVGDIIEIFSNGIYRSIEHRATVNSMKERLSVATFYSCKLDADLGPAPSLITPDNPAVFCTVPVEKYFKDFFAQKLNGKSYLDFMRVYNHVEHQKFGKGS from the exons ATGGCGGTTAACTTCGGGAAGTCGGTCCTAGTCCCGAGTGTCCAAGAGCTGTCCAAGCAGCCCATCCTCAACCTCCCGCCTCGTTATGTCCGTACAGATGATGGTCAGCAGCAGCTATCACCTCCTCCAGCTATCGACTCCGATGACCTGTCGTCGTCCCTGTCGGTCCCTGTTATCGATGTGTGGAGCTTGGGCGGTGGAGACTCAGCTGAGCTCGGGAAGCTGCACTTCGCCTGCAGGGAGTGGGGATTCTTCCAG GTTGTGAACCATGGAGTGAGCACTTCGCTGTTGGAGGAATTCAAGGGAGAGGTGCAGAACTTCTTTGGCCTCCCGTACGAGGAAAAGAAGAGGTTGTGGCAGACACCAGCAAACCATGAAGGGTTCGGTCAGCTCTTTGTGGTATCGAATGAACAGAAGCTGGACTGGTCCGACATGTTCTACATCACCACGTTGCCGCTCTGTCTCAGGCAAACCGATCTGTTTGAGAAACTGCCTCTGACGTTCAG GGAAAAGTTGGAAACCTATTCCATTGAAGTGAAAAAGCTGGCTATGTTAATGTTAGGATACATGGGAAAAGCTCTGAAAATAGATGACAAGGAGACAAGGGAAATGTTCGTCGATGGTGTCCAGTCCATGAGAATGAACTACTACCCCCCATGTCCCGAGCCCGATAAGGCAATCGGTTTCTCTCCTCATTCTGATGCCGATGCTCTCACAATCCTCTTCCAGCTCAATGAAACAGAAGGCCTGCAAATACATAAGGAGGGGAGATGGGTGCCTGTTAAGCCGCTCCCTAATGCTTTTATCGTCAATGTTGGGGACATTATCGAG ATTTTTAGCAACGGAATTTACCGGAGCATTGAACACAGGGCGACCGTGAACTCGATGAAGGAGAGGCTATCTGTTGCCACATTCTACAGCTGCAAACTTGACGCTGACTTAGGTCCTGCCCCTAGCCTAATTACCCCCGACAACCCTGCGGTTTTCTGTACTGTTCCAGTCGAAAAGTACTTCAAGGACTTCTTCGCTCAGAAGCTAAATGGGAAATCGTATTTGGACTTCATGAGAGTATATAATCATGTAGAGCATCAGAAATTCGGAAAAGGTAGCTAG
- the LOC116192124 gene encoding L-type lectin-domain containing receptor kinase IX.1-like, with protein MTWSSFVPSLLKYICSAYCSTAPNLPASSRLSQRISFPSKIMALCSSHSSSLVLRIPQIPSLILRVSISIIFLTTQATSVSFSFPSFSQNTQNLTKENDTFLTSTTLELTTNSANDDLTGSAGRASYDKPIRLWDLKTGQLSDFTTHFSFRIKAVDQNNNGDGIAFYLAPFESVVPVNSSGGFLALFNPDLAFNTSANQIVAVEFDSFQNRWDPSPDHVGINVNSIVSVANVSWRSSIKNGSSIANAWISYNATTFNLSVFLTYASNPIYSGNSSLSYKIDLRKCLPETVRVGFSASTGLFAETHSILSWSFNSSLEEAAAVGKPRKRTSIVVAVAVVAGLGLLSGVSGIVWFIYWRKIRSRRGQGDATVDLSMDDEFENGTGPKRFTYHDLSRATNDFAEGGKLGEGGFGGVYKGLLSDTNMEIAVKRVSRGSKQGKKEYVSEVKIISRLRHRNLVQLIGWSHEKGELLLVYEFLPNGSLDTHLFGGKDVLSWTIRYKITLGLASALLYLHEEWEQCVVHRDIKSSNIMLDTNFNAKLGDFGLARLVDHDQGSQTTVLAGTMGYLAPECVTTGKASKESDVYSFGVVALEIACGRRPVDPRASDPSQVRLVEWVWDLYGKGELLNAADRLLNMEYDERQIECLMVVGLWCCHPDHNLRPSVRQVLNVLNFEAPLPSLPSKLPVPTYYAPPMDLHMFSYRSSGLLDTDGNQTQPSSGTGTTYTSSTADVSPSKALLS; from the coding sequence ATGACCTGGTCTTCTTTTGTTCCCTCTTtgcttaaatatatatgttctgCATATTGTTCAACTGCTCCAAACCTCCCTGCTTCTTCACGTCTTTCCCAGCGCATCTCCTTCCCAAGCAAGATCATGGCTCTCTGCAGCTCCCACTCATCATCTCTAGTACTCCGAATTCCGCAGATCCCTTCTCTCATCCTCCGAGTTTCCATCTCGATTATCTTCCTTACCACCCAAGCAACTTCAGTCTCCTTCAGCTTCCCCAGCTTCAGCCAAAACACCCAAAACCTTACAAAGGAGAATGACACGTTCCTGACAAGTACGACCCTTGAGCTCACCACCAACTCGGCAAACGATGACCTGACGGGCAGTGCAGGTCGAGCCTCTTATGACAAACCCATCAGGCTGTGGGATTTAAAGACGGGGCAGCTCTCGGACTTCACCACTCACTTCTCCTTCCGCATAAAGGCTGTGGATCAGAACAATAACGGGGATGGGATTGCTTTCTACCTCGCGCCATTCGAATCGGTTGTCCCAGTCAACTCAAGCGGTGGGTTTCTCGCATTATTTAACCCAGATTTAGCTTTCAATACCTCGGCAAATCAGATTGTTGCCGTTGAGTTTGATAGCTTTCAAAATCGTTGGGATCCAAGCCCTGATCATGTAGGCATCAATGTGAACTCCATTGTTTCCGTGGCAAACGTCTCGTGGAGGTCCAGCATTAAGAACGGGTCATCTATTGCAAATGCGTGGATAAGTTACAATGCCACGACTTTCAATCTGAGTGTTTTTCTTACCTATGCAAGCAATCCGATTTATAGTGGGAATTCAAGTCTCTCGTATAAAATAGACCTGAGGAAATGTTTACCAGAAACAGTTAGAGTTGGTTTCTCTGCTTCAACAGGTCTATTTGCTGAAACTCATAGCATTCTTTCTTGGTCATTTAATTCAAGCTTGGAAGAGGCTGCTGCTGTTGGTAAACCTCGAAAGCGAACCAGCATAGTGGTTGCTGTTGCTGTAGTGGCAGGGCTTGGTCTTTTAAGTGGCGTATCTGGAATTGTTTGGTTCATCTATTGGAGAAAGATCAGGTCAAGGCGTGGGCAAGGAGATGCTACAGTCGATCTCTCAATGGATGATGAGTTTGAAAATGGCACTGGGCCGAAACGTTTCACGTACCATGATCTTAGCCGTGCCACAAATGACTTCGCCGAAGGAGGGAAGCTGGGGGAGGGAGGATTTGGAGGTGTCTACAAGGGATTACTGAGTGATACCAATATGGAGATCGCCGTGAAGAGGGTCTCGAGAGGGTCCAAGCAAGGGAAGAAGGAGTACGTGTCCGAAGTGAAGATCATCAGTCGTCTGAGGCACAGGAACTTGGTGCAACTCATTGGTTGGTCTCACGAGAAAGGGGAATTACTCCTCGTGTACGAGTTCTTGCCCAATGGAAGTCTCGACACCCATCTCTTTGGCGGAAAGGATGTGCTCAGTTGGACTATCCGGTATAAGATAACCCTTGGCTTGGCATCTGCTTTGCTCTACCTGCACGAAGAGTGGGAACAGTGTGTCGTTCACAGGGACATCAAGTCGAGCAATATTATGCTGGATACCAATTTCAATGCAAAGCTTGGAGATTTCGGGCTCGCCCGGCTCGTGGATCACGACCAAGGTTCTCAAACGACTGTCCTCGCAGGCACAATGGGCTACCTAGCCCCAGAATGTGTAACAACTGGCAAGGCTAGCAAGGAATCTGATGTGTACAGCTTTGGAGTAGTTGCCCTAGAGATCGCTTGCGGCCGAAGGCCTGTCGATCCGAGAGCCAGTGACCCAAGCCAGGTAAGGTTGGTGGAGTGGGTTTGGGACCTCTATGGGAAAGGTGAGCTTCTCAATGCCGCTGACAGGTTACTAAATATGGAGTATGATGAGAGACAAATCGAGTGCCTCATGGTGGTTGGGCTGTGGTGCTGCCATCCGGATCACAACCTCCGCCCGTCGGTACGACAAGTGCTAAATGTCCTCAACTTTGAAGCTCCACTTCCTAGCCTTCCATCAAAGTTGCCTGTTCCAACGTATTATGCACCTCCTATGGACTTACACATGTTTTCGTATAGATCTTCTGGCCTCTTAGACACAGATGGTAATCAAACGCAACCTTCTTCAGGGACCGGCACGACGTATACATCGAGCACAGCCGATGTTTCTCCCTCAAAAGCTCTTTTAAGCTGA
- the LOC116192125 gene encoding L-type lectin-domain containing receptor kinase IX.1-like yields MNISPPTSQLLHHLSHCLSVSQMALCSSHSSIPSRQTQLPCLILQVSISVLFLIAQATSVSISFPRFSPNVQNLTFQGDSFASNNVLQLTRNLQNDNLTSSTGRVSYDKPVRLWDAKTGMLSDFMTHFSFIMQALDQNNYGDGIAFYLSPFDSVVPDNSSGGYLALFSKGSAFNASANQIVAVEFDSFGNPWDPSPDHVGIDVNSIVSVANVSWRSSMKNGSTANAWISYNATTFNLSVFLTYAQNPIFNGNSSLSYIIDLRRYLPETVRVGFSAATGQFVEIHNILSWSFNSSLEEDVVGKGRKRTGLVVIVAVGAGLGLLTCGTGIAWFIYRRKIRSRRGKGDAVVDHSMDDEFEQGTGPKRFTYRDLSRATNDFSEGGKLGEGGFGGVYKGLLSDTNLEIAVKRVSRGSKQGKKEYVSEVKIISRLRHRNLVQLIGWCHEHGEFLLVYEFLPNGSLDTHLFGGKAVLSWNVRYKIALGLASALLYLHEEWEQCIVHRDIKSSNVMLDSNFNAKLGDFGLARLVDHDQGSQTTVLAGTMGYLAPECVTTGKASKESDVYSFGVVALEIACGRRPVDPRASDPSKVRLVEWVWNLYGKGELFNAADSVLNMEYDERKMECLMVVGLWCCHPDHNLRPSIRQVLNVLNFEAPLPSLPSKLPVPMYYAPPLDLCKFSYKSSGLLDTENNRTQSSSGTGTTCTSNTSAGASSKALLS; encoded by the coding sequence ATGAATATCAGCCCTCCAACCTCTCAGCTTCTTCATCACCTCTCTCATTGTCTCTCTGTCTCCCAAATGGCTCTCTGCAGCTCACATTCTTCGATTCCATCCCGCCAAACTCAACTCCCTTGTCTTATCCTCCAAGTTTCCATTTCGGTCCTCTTTCTTATCGCCCAAGCAACCTCAGTTTCTATCAGCTTTCCCAGATTCAGCCCGAACGTGCAAAACCTTACCTTCCAGGGTGACTCGTTTGCATCAAATAATGTCCTCCAGCTCACAAGGAACTTGCAAAATGATAACCTTACGAGCAGCACTGGCCGAGTCTCTTATGACAAACCTGTCAGGCTATGGGATGCAAAGACCGGGATGCTCTCTGACTTCATGACCCACTTCTCCTTCATCATGCAGGCCTTGGACCAGAACAATTATGGGGACGGTATTGCCTTCTACCTCTCACCGTTTGATTCAGTTGTCCCAGACAACTCAAGCGGAGGGTATCTTGCATTATTCAGCAAAGGTTCGGCTTTCAACGCCTCGGCAAATCAGATTGTTGCTGTTGAGTTTGATAGCTTTGGAAATCCTTGGGATCCAAGTCCTGATCATGTAGGCATCGATGTGAACTCCATTGTTTCTGTGGCAAATGTCTCGTGGAGGTCTAGCATGAAGAATGGATCTACAGCGAATGCGTGGATAAGTTACAATGCCACGACTTTCAATCTGAGCGTTTTTCTTACATATGCTCAGAATCCAATTTTCAATGGTAACTCAAGCCTTTCGTATATAATCGATTTGAGGAGATACTTACCAGAAACAGTTAGAGTTGGTTTCTCTGCCGCGACTGGTCAGTTTGTTGAAATCCATAACATTCTTTCATGGTCATTTAATTCAAGCTTGGAGGAGGATGTTGTTGGTAAAGGTCGAAAGCGAACCGGCTTAGTGGTTATTGTTGCTGTGGGAGCAGGGCTTGGTCTTTTAACTTGCGGAACAGGAATTGCTTGGTTCATCTATCGGAGAAAGATCAGGTCAAGGCGTGGGAAAGGAGATGCTGTTGTTGATCACTCAATGGATGACGAGTTTGAACAAGGCACTGGGCCAAAACGTTTCACATATCGCGATCTTAGCCGCGCCACAAATGATTTCTCCGAAGGAGGGAAGCTGGGGGAGGGAGGATTTGGAGGTGTCTACAAGGGCTTATTGAGTGATACCAATTTGGAGATCGCCGTGAAGAGGGTCTCAAGAGGGTCCAAACAAGGGAAGAAGGAGTATGTGTCTGAAGTGAAGATCATTAGTCGATTGAGGCACAGGAACTTGGTGCAGCTTATTGGCTGGTGTCACGAGCATGGGGAATTCCTCCTCGTGTACGAGTTCCTGCCCAATGGAAGCCTTGACACCCATCTCTTCGGTGGAAAGGCTGTGCTCAGTTGGAATGTCCGGTACAAGATAGCCCTCGGTCTGGCATCTGCTTTGTTGTACTTGCACGAGGAGTGGGAGCAGTGCATTGTCCACAGGGACATCAAGTCGAGCAATGTTATGCTAGATTCAAATTTCAACGCCAAGCTTGGAGATTTTGGGCTCGCCCGGCTCGTTGACCACGATCAGGGCTCTCAGACGACCGTTCTGGCAGGCACGATGGGATACCTAGCCCCAGAATGTGTCACCACAGGCAAGGCAAGTAAAGAATCTGATGTGTACAGCTTTGGGGTGGTTGCTCTGGAGATTGCCTGTGGCAGAAGGCCTGTCGACCCAAGGGCCAGTGACCCGAGCAAGGTGAGGCTGGTGGAATGGGTGTGGAACCTCTAtggaaaaggtgagctcttCAATGCTGCTGATAGCGTACTAAATATGGAATATGACGAGAGGAAAATGGAATGCCTCATGGTGGTTGGCCTTTGGTGCTGCCACCCAGATCACAATCTCCGCCCATCAATACGCCAAGTACTAAATGTCCTCAACTTCGAAGCTCCACTTCCTAGCCTTCCATCGAAGTTGCCTGTTCCCATGTATTATGCACCTCCTCTAGATTTGTGCAAGTTTTCTTATAAATCTTCTGGCCTCTTGGACACAGAGAATAATCGAACGCAATCTTCTTCAGGGACTGGCACCACATGTACGTCGAACACATCAGCTGGTGCTTCCTCGAAAGCACTTTTAAGCTGA